CATTAGCAAATCCACCCGTACCCATAACGGATGCATACCATGCCGGTGAAAAGTGCCTTATAATGCAGTTAAAGCATATTCTGTGTTCCATTGGTCGCTCCTCCATTAATATATTCGAATTAACGAATATATTATATCAACATAATTAACATATGTCAACAACTAAGTAGAGGAATACTTTATATTTAACTTTAACACCATAAAAATATAACTTCGATTGTTGCTAAATATTTCTTGCCTGTAAGCTTTAGCAACAATCGAAGCCGTGTTAGATAAAATTATTTATTTTGCGATTGTTCTCTTTGAGCAACAGCTTTCTTTATTTCCTCAATAACCTGCTGTGTATTCATGTTTCTTATTTCGATTCCAATATGCTTATCTCTAGGAAAGCCTACATCATCAAAAGCATCTCTGTACATTTTCTTCTGCATTGTAGGGTCACAGGCAGCAACATAAAGTTCATCTATTTGAGCTCCTCTTAATAATTCCCTTAAATACCTATCTCCATCATCTGCACAAAGTTGAGGATGTAATCCTACCCATTCAAAAATTCCCTCTCTTCTTAGAGTGTTCAAAACTTCAAATGTATCCATCTCTTGAAATGATGGACATGTGCCTTGGCAGACACATAAAAGTAATCCTTTTTTACTCATAAAAATTACCTCCTATCTCCAAAATATGTTATAGCTTCATTATCACAAATTTTTGAACATCCACGGCAAAATTCCACGCAGTTGTCTGGATTTACAACAGCCGGATACCCATCGTCACCAATGGTATAAACGTCGTGTGGACAAAAGTTCACACATTGATAGCACTGAATGCATTTATCTTTATCTATTATAGGATACCAATTCTTTGCCACATATTTCACCTCCTCTCCAGCGTTTAAAGCTCTTTCAATATATCAGCTATCCTTCCATTTACATTCTTTATAACTTCTATATCATTTAATAAGAGCTCATTTTCTATGTCAGCATTATCTACAACTGAAATTACGATTTTTTGTGCATTGGTATTTTTGATAAAATCAACAAATTTTTGTGCATTTATTTCCTCTTCTTTAAAAAAGGGATTTTCTACGTTTTTGACTTTCTTTAATTTTCCATTTTCAATTTCTGCAACAGTAAAATACTCTGATGAAACAATATTACTTCCTATATCGCTATTTAAGCCAAGATGGTTTTTTGATGCAAAAGCAATTATCATTTATATTAACCCCCCTCATATATTTTTATATTCGAATATTCGAATATAGCAAGTAAAAAAATTTATTTTGTGACAAGAAAGATATTTTTCACTTCATCGATAATGTTTATGATATTTTCATCTGTTAAAGAATAATAAATTATAGTCCCTTCTCTTCTGGTTTTTACCATTTTATTTGCTCTTAATACCATTAAATGCCTTGATACATGGGATTGGTCTAAATTTAGTGCTGCCATCATTTGACATACGCACATTTCCCTCTTGCTTAAAAGCTCTATTATTTTTATTCTAGTAGGATGAGATAATGCTTTAAAATACTCCGCTACTTTACTATACAAATCAGCTTCCACTTTTCTCATCCTTTCATATAGATTATATTCGATTTTTCAAATATAGTCAAGTTAATTTTTTGTCAAGTCCGTGTCAAGTTTTCGTAGGTAAATTTTTTAAAATTTTTTTGTCTAACTTACCTCACCCCCAATACGTAATTCACTTTACTGAATATAAAATATGTTCTATTTATGTTAAATTATTACTTCAGAAGCAAACGCTAAACATCTCACTTCTTTTATTAGCCTTTAAATGTAAAATACTGGTTATTAACTTCCTGCTTCAAACACTTATCGCTAGACCATTGGCTCGCGTTATCTCTTTTAAAAACATATTTTATCCAGGGTCTTCCTGCAAATGGCCCTTCTAAAATCGGCAGTGAAACTTTTAGCCATTCATCTATTTCTTCAGCTTTGTAATCTTTTCTTACACTTATGTAAGCAAGTATCCACGGTTTATAAATACCATTCTTCAAAAAGCTGACCACTACTTTGCTTTTACAAGATACCCGGAGGAGGTACGAAAGCACATTTATACTACAAGTGCAGTTGAAAGTGTTAATAGCTTGGTTGAAAAAGTGAGAATAAAATCTGGTGGATATTTTCAATCAGCTGATATTTTGGAACTCAATGGTTTATTTGTAGAGAGCATTT
The sequence above is a segment of the Thermoanaerobacter ethanolicus JW 200 genome. Coding sequences within it:
- a CDS encoding ArsR/SmtB family transcription factor, translating into MEADLYSKVAEYFKALSHPTRIKIIELLSKREMCVCQMMAALNLDQSHVSRHLMVLRANKMVKTRREGTIIYYSLTDENIINIIDEVKNIFLVTK
- a CDS encoding 4Fe-4S dicluster domain-containing protein, whose protein sequence is MAKNWYPIIDKDKCIQCYQCVNFCPHDVYTIGDDGYPAVVNPDNCVEFCRGCSKICDNEAITYFGDRR
- a CDS encoding NifB/NifX family molybdenum-iron cluster-binding protein, yielding MIIAFASKNHLGLNSDIGSNIVSSEYFTVAEIENGKLKKVKNVENPFFKEEEINAQKFVDFIKNTNAQKIVISVVDNADIENELLLNDIEVIKNVNGRIADILKEL
- a CDS encoding transposase — protein: MLQKADHYFAFTRYPEEVRKHIYTTSAVESVNSLVEKVRIKSGGYFQSADILELNGLFVESI